The DNA window CTGAGTTGTCATGAGTTTTGGCCTCGGTCATTTCATTTACTTTCCAGGAACTGGATAAGCACCGACTGGTGGAGGAGGAGCAGCGTATGAGGGGGGTGGAGGAGCATAGAcgggtggtggtggcggtgggAGAGCAGCTCCACATCCGCCACCGCATGGAGCAGGAGGAGGAGCACAACCGCCTCCGCAAGGTGAGGGCAGGGATAATTGAGGCAGTTGAATCGGTGGAAGCGAGAGTCCACCACCGCAACCGCatggtggtggaggtggaggaGGACTGAAAAATCGAATGGAATGAAATAGGCAAACATTAACGTTGGTTATGATAAAGTAGAAAACTTACGCGCATCCGCAGCCGCCGCCGCCACCACCGAGAAGGAAAGCGCTGGAGCCGGCCACCAGTGCGATCAGTACGAGATACTGCATCGTGAGTTGCAAGATCTGTGCTGGAATCTCGTGAAAAACGCCTTTTTATACCTATAGGATGTCTTTGTCGTTTCCTATGCGATCCCACCCATTTTCAAACGTCAACGACGTTGCATCTCTTCTCGTATCACCGGAATCGGCTAGCTCAGCGGCgcgataaaatcaaaaattctcagacgtattcgagaagaaatagaaagtggTGATGGGCTgcgaaataaaaaggaaggtGGACCCAATAGAGGTTCTTTAATTACGATTGAGAAAGAATTCATTATCAAGGTGAATATAAAGGAatgtaggaaaagaaaatatgacgTCAAAATCAAGCGTCCACTCATTTTGCGAGTGAAGAATTGGAGTCATTTccaacgcaaaaaaaaaaccacacttGAAAAACAGAATGTGAtccaattttgatttttaacgGAGGGATCCGTATCTAAATTTAAACCAGCGCTGTGCGTTACGCTGACATCTCAGATACGAAATGATTTAGACGAAAACAGTTGCGAGGTGGTTACTTGCACAAGTTCATCACAAATATCAAATTTTGGGTTCATCAATTTAGCTGCGCTATAAAATTGTGATTTGTTTCATAACTTCTAAATGACCGAATCAAGAACGGTGATCGAAAACGATTTGATCACGTCCATCAGAATTATCGAATTGAAAGCGCGACCAtagcttttttctcatttctccgAACAAGCTAGCATGCAGTTCTACTAT is part of the Necator americanus strain Aroian chromosome V, whole genome shotgun sequence genome and encodes:
- a CDS encoding hypothetical protein (NECATOR_CHRV.G18622.T1), which encodes MQYLVLIALVAGSSAFLLGGGGGGCGCAPPPPPPPCGCGGGLSLPPIQLPQLSLPSPCGGGCAPPPAPCGGGCGAALPPPPPPVYAPPPPSYAAPPPPVGAYPVPGK